A section of the Sedimentisphaera cyanobacteriorum genome encodes:
- the rdgB gene encoding RdgB/HAM1 family non-canonical purine NTP pyrophosphatase produces the protein MDILLATTNAGKIRDFEILLSGFSINWLSLKDFPEAEEVEEDGETFTENAKRKAIGYARQTGILTLADDSGLEIDALGGAPGVSSARFSGAHKDHSSDAFRIDEENIKKVLRLMDGVPEENRTARFVSSLCLADSEKPILEAEGFLPGRILNEKRGTGGFGYDPVFYLPERGQSVAELAREEKNRISHRANAVKTLRPMLEEFLKRCRQ, from the coding sequence ATGGATATACTTCTGGCAACAACTAACGCAGGAAAAATAAGAGATTTTGAGATTCTGCTCTCAGGATTCAGCATAAACTGGCTTTCGCTAAAGGATTTTCCGGAAGCGGAGGAAGTGGAAGAAGACGGGGAAACATTCACTGAAAATGCGAAAAGAAAAGCGATCGGTTATGCACGTCAGACCGGAATTCTCACGCTTGCAGACGACTCCGGACTTGAGATTGATGCTCTCGGCGGAGCGCCGGGAGTGAGCAGCGCGAGATTCTCAGGAGCCCATAAAGACCACAGCAGTGATGCATTCCGCATAGATGAAGAGAATATAAAGAAGGTGCTCAGGCTGATGGATGGTGTGCCGGAAGAGAACCGAACTGCGAGATTCGTAAGCTCTCTCTGCCTTGCCGATTCTGAAAAGCCGATCCTTGAAGCTGAAGGCTTTCTGCCCGGCAGGATACTCAACGAAAAACGAGGCACAGGCGGCTTCGGCTACGACCCTGTATTCTACCTGCCTGAAAGAGGGCAGAGCGTTGCTGAGCTGGCAAGAGAAGAGAAAAACCGTATCTCACACAGGGCAAACGCCGTGAAAACCCTGCGGCCGATGCTTGAAGAATTCCTCAAACGCTGCCGTCAGTG
- a CDS encoding pseudouridine synthase translates to MPKGKAIEILHDNFDFAAVNKPAGVSVTKDRSGAPSVAQLLEGKIQMGEKLRTATRLSKQVPGVVVVSKNMDFHKRLARSIVNNTSAAVYLAIVNGYVPERVGRTETGISRAKDPGRMKIDEKSDAKAVTLWQQIADFGNLSLLAVRPLTARAGQIRLHLDYEGMPLAIDPLYGNPKPLYLSEFKRKYTRSQSKTERPMVENLTLHAYQFEFASELGGFAPAAAKPEKKFLAAVKMLAKHAGPREGAFINPKHFDQIINCKPLDELEILEYKGRKNGYTSGNN, encoded by the coding sequence TTGCCCAAAGGAAAAGCTATAGAGATTCTGCACGATAATTTTGATTTTGCAGCGGTGAATAAGCCTGCGGGGGTTTCTGTTACAAAAGACCGCAGCGGAGCGCCGAGCGTTGCCCAGCTGCTTGAGGGAAAGATTCAGATGGGCGAAAAGCTTCGCACCGCAACCCGTCTGAGCAAGCAGGTGCCCGGGGTGGTAGTGGTTTCAAAGAATATGGATTTCCACAAACGCCTCGCCCGCTCGATTGTGAACAACACATCAGCTGCTGTTTACCTTGCGATTGTAAACGGATACGTTCCCGAACGTGTTGGCCGCACCGAAACGGGAATATCAAGGGCGAAAGACCCGGGCAGGATGAAAATCGATGAAAAAAGCGATGCTAAGGCTGTTACGCTTTGGCAGCAGATTGCTGATTTCGGGAATCTATCTCTGCTTGCAGTGAGGCCGCTAACTGCAAGGGCAGGCCAGATCCGGCTTCATCTGGATTATGAAGGTATGCCGCTTGCGATAGACCCGCTATACGGAAATCCAAAGCCGCTGTACTTATCCGAATTCAAGCGGAAATACACAAGGAGCCAGAGCAAAACCGAGCGGCCTATGGTGGAAAATTTAACACTGCATGCGTATCAGTTTGAATTTGCATCCGAGCTGGGCGGATTTGCCCCCGCCGCAGCGAAGCCGGAGAAAAAATTTCTCGCTGCTGTAAAGATGCTCGCCAAACACGCCGGCCCGCGCGAGGGAGCTTTTATAAACCCCAAACACTTCGATCAGATAATAAACTGTAAGCCGCTGGATGAGCTTGAGATACTTGAATATAAGGGAAGGAAAAATGGATATACTTCTGGCAACAACTAA
- a CDS encoding DUF1961 family protein, with protein sequence MKAVKLLIFMLACGACMGYEAKIWLTQDAVNSTGLSDTERADVSDFVNFDIIDGPMNGAKALKAKEKKMYFSGDLNAPISKEGTFMIWIRPHKTMRTGKGEPEETYEIAEVDKLFKFDLAKSANKLDFRFSWENGTSRLNDMHILLPEIPGEEWMHFAFVWDADEGIFNCYVNGTPYLRKRRRLKQLDNEGGNRLNITTSQIAVSECRLYDKVIEESAIDHYIEQQNRKKMNKYLGIIPTREFSLLGYFGSEDIEKELIFSSPLRAPKDVRGWVAEGPAQINFRKDGLVMESTMKDFDFATGHITFWCWANFPPNFLAEWNVQVLSENGACLVFFSAIGQNGKDVYDSSIDFRTGRSEDYTNGDIDLYSLSYYSDMPLGASRNASYLRLNSGRYLADLGIPGIDSKSNEVHKITLMRAEGRIQLAVDGWVIIDYQEDKERFGKLPGAGKIGFRQLKWTKVKYSDFKVYALKKD encoded by the coding sequence ATGAAAGCGGTTAAACTTCTGATATTTATGCTTGCCTGCGGAGCTTGTATGGGATATGAGGCGAAGATATGGCTCACGCAGGATGCGGTTAATTCCACAGGACTCTCGGATACCGAGCGGGCGGACGTATCTGATTTCGTTAATTTTGATATTATCGACGGCCCAATGAACGGCGCGAAGGCGCTGAAAGCCAAAGAAAAGAAGATGTATTTCTCAGGCGATCTCAACGCCCCTATATCGAAAGAAGGCACGTTTATGATCTGGATTCGCCCGCATAAAACTATGCGTACCGGCAAGGGCGAACCAGAGGAAACATACGAGATTGCGGAAGTGGATAAGCTGTTCAAATTCGATCTGGCCAAATCAGCAAACAAGCTGGATTTCAGATTCTCATGGGAGAATGGCACAAGCAGGCTGAACGATATGCATATTCTGCTGCCGGAGATACCGGGAGAGGAGTGGATGCATTTTGCGTTTGTTTGGGATGCGGATGAGGGAATCTTCAACTGCTATGTAAACGGAACGCCATACCTGAGGAAAAGACGAAGGCTTAAGCAGCTCGATAATGAAGGCGGGAACCGGCTGAATATCACTACATCTCAGATTGCTGTATCCGAGTGCAGGCTGTACGACAAGGTGATCGAGGAATCTGCAATCGATCATTACATAGAGCAGCAGAACAGGAAAAAAATGAATAAATATTTGGGCATAATCCCTACGAGGGAATTCTCACTTCTGGGCTATTTCGGCTCTGAAGATATAGAGAAAGAGCTTATCTTCAGCTCGCCCCTGCGGGCTCCGAAAGACGTTCGGGGATGGGTAGCAGAAGGGCCGGCTCAGATAAATTTCCGCAAAGACGGGCTTGTTATGGAATCTACAATGAAAGACTTTGATTTCGCCACAGGCCACATCACGTTCTGGTGCTGGGCGAATTTTCCGCCGAATTTTCTTGCAGAGTGGAATGTTCAGGTGCTCAGTGAAAACGGGGCGTGTTTAGTGTTTTTCTCTGCAATTGGACAAAACGGCAAGGATGTTTACGATTCGAGCATTGATTTTAGAACCGGAAGGAGCGAGGATTATACAAACGGAGATATAGACCTCTACTCGCTTTCGTATTATTCGGATATGCCGCTCGGGGCCTCGAGGAATGCCTCTTATCTGCGGCTCAATTCCGGAAGATACCTTGCTGATTTGGGCATACCCGGGATAGATTCGAAATCTAATGAAGTGCATAAAATCACCCTCATGCGGGCAGAAGGGCGTATTCAGCTCGCTGTTGACGGATGGGTGATAATCGATTATCAGGAAGATAAAGAGCGTTTCGGGAAGCTGCCCGGTGCGGGGAAGATCGGTTTCCGTCAGCTCAAATGGACAAAGGTGAAATATTCCGATTTTAAGGTTTACGCACTCAAGAAAGATTAG
- the recR gene encoding recombination mediator RecR — protein MPEKNTTNPAYTKALNNLIEKFAELPGIGRKTAERLAFHVLKSEKAEAMELARAVSEVKTKIKQCKICCSYSEEEICPICQAPSRDKSTVCVVEQPKDLISLEKTGICKWTYHVLGGHIAPLEGIEPEDLTIDKLISRIRQGGIREIIMATNPTVEGDATSLYVTSLLRDSSIRITRLARGLPAGSSIEFSNNSILSDAILGRDEIE, from the coding sequence TTGCCCGAAAAAAACACCACAAATCCCGCCTATACGAAGGCTCTGAATAATCTGATAGAGAAGTTTGCAGAGCTGCCCGGGATAGGCAGGAAAACAGCGGAAAGGCTTGCTTTTCACGTGCTCAAATCCGAGAAGGCAGAGGCGATGGAGCTTGCGAGGGCTGTGAGCGAGGTAAAAACGAAGATAAAGCAGTGCAAAATATGCTGCAGCTATTCGGAGGAGGAAATATGCCCCATCTGCCAAGCCCCTTCTCGGGATAAGTCCACGGTGTGCGTTGTGGAGCAGCCGAAGGATTTGATAAGCCTTGAGAAAACTGGGATATGCAAATGGACTTATCACGTGCTCGGGGGGCATATCGCCCCGCTGGAGGGAATCGAGCCGGAAGACCTGACGATAGACAAGCTGATAAGCAGGATCCGGCAAGGGGGCATAAGGGAGATCATTATGGCAACCAATCCCACTGTGGAAGGCGATGCCACTTCGCTCTACGTTACCAGCCTCCTGCGAGACAGCAGCATAAGGATCACCCGCCTCGCAAGGGGGCTGCCCGCGGGGAGCAGTATTGAATTTTCGAATAATTCGATTCTCTCGGATGCGATTCTCGGGAGGGATGAGATTGAATAA
- the dnaX gene encoding DNA polymerase III subunit gamma/tau, with amino-acid sequence MAYTVLARRYRSQRFDDIAGQDAIAHTLKNAILSDRVAHAYLFCGTRGVGKTTMARVLAKALNCQSVESPTTEPCCECESCIAINSGEDIDVIEIDGASNNGVENIRDLRQNAMYRPARGRYKIYIIDEIHMLSTGAFNALLKILEEPPAHVKFIFATTEPNKVLPTIQSRCQRFDFRSIDPQTIQKQVKMVLEAEGISCDDDFAVALSRLANGSMRDALSLLDQILSTGADNLTLEVLENTLGEPGRAEIARMTELIGDSDAPGVLEVCDELLSKGMSPEQITDSLIDSFRDLMITASAGAGSSLIVQTAAEAEETERIAGKFDIASLVYAVTTMERMRGTVKKSDNPRAILEAALMRLTLSEHFINVQTLVRQTAGGGGGKKNSQAGGKPAGARKPSLKQAFAEKNGSAADKLEQAGSVECGNLEELQSRWQEVVQKTAKVNMSLGANLSNAEPAGFENGNLVLHAKTGMAGRLLQTKKQEAEKVFAKILGTEIALQVRQEASSSGEPANKPKGAKSSFKDQRQAMKDPGVQKVLNTFNAQIIGISRPKNQ; translated from the coding sequence ATGGCTTACACAGTACTTGCAAGAAGATACAGATCGCAGAGATTTGATGATATAGCTGGGCAGGATGCAATCGCCCATACTCTGAAAAACGCAATCCTCTCGGACCGGGTAGCGCATGCTTACCTATTCTGCGGGACTCGGGGCGTAGGTAAAACGACGATGGCACGTGTGCTGGCGAAGGCTCTGAACTGCCAGAGCGTAGAATCTCCCACGACCGAGCCTTGCTGCGAATGCGAGAGCTGCATAGCGATAAATTCGGGCGAGGATATAGACGTAATCGAGATTGACGGAGCGAGCAACAACGGCGTAGAGAATATTCGTGATCTGCGTCAGAATGCGATGTATCGCCCTGCCCGCGGACGTTATAAGATATACATTATCGATGAGATTCATATGCTCAGCACGGGGGCTTTCAATGCCCTTCTGAAGATTCTGGAGGAGCCGCCGGCGCATGTTAAGTTTATCTTCGCCACCACCGAGCCGAATAAGGTTCTGCCTACGATACAATCCCGCTGTCAGCGGTTTGATTTCCGCTCGATAGACCCCCAAACCATCCAGAAGCAGGTGAAGATGGTTTTAGAGGCTGAGGGAATCAGCTGCGATGATGATTTCGCAGTTGCTCTATCCCGCCTTGCGAACGGCTCTATGCGTGATGCCCTAAGCCTTCTGGATCAAATCCTGAGCACTGGAGCAGACAATCTTACGCTTGAGGTGCTTGAGAACACCCTGGGCGAGCCCGGACGCGCTGAGATAGCCCGCATGACCGAGCTTATCGGCGATTCGGATGCGCCGGGCGTGCTGGAGGTTTGCGATGAGCTTCTGAGCAAAGGGATGAGCCCGGAGCAAATCACCGACAGCCTCATAGACAGCTTCCGCGATCTGATGATCACAGCAAGCGCCGGTGCAGGCAGCTCGCTAATCGTGCAAACGGCAGCTGAGGCCGAAGAGACCGAGCGGATTGCGGGAAAGTTCGATATTGCCTCGCTTGTGTATGCGGTTACGACGATGGAACGGATGCGGGGGACAGTGAAGAAATCGGACAACCCCAGAGCAATTCTGGAAGCAGCCCTTATGCGGCTTACGCTGAGCGAGCATTTTATCAACGTGCAAACTCTCGTTCGGCAGACGGCCGGCGGGGGCGGCGGAAAAAAAAACTCGCAGGCCGGCGGCAAACCAGCAGGAGCACGGAAGCCGAGCCTGAAACAGGCCTTCGCTGAGAAAAACGGCTCGGCAGCGGATAAGCTCGAGCAGGCAGGGAGCGTGGAATGCGGGAATCTTGAAGAGCTTCAATCCCGCTGGCAGGAGGTTGTGCAGAAAACAGCGAAGGTGAATATGAGCCTCGGGGCAAATCTGAGCAACGCCGAGCCGGCAGGTTTTGAGAACGGGAATCTGGTTTTGCATGCCAAAACGGGCATGGCAGGCCGGCTCCTGCAAACAAAGAAGCAGGAGGCAGAGAAGGTTTTCGCGAAGATCCTCGGAACCGAAATTGCCCTGCAAGTGAGGCAGGAGGCCTCCTCCAGCGGCGAACCTGCAAACAAACCCAAAGGAGCAAAAAGCAGCTTTAAAGACCAAAGACAAGCCATGAAAGACCCGGGAGTTCAGAAGGTACTGAACACCTTTAACGCTCAGATTATTGGGATATCAAGGCCGAAAAATCAATAA
- the acpS gene encoding holo-ACP synthase produces MKRLVNGIDIVEIPRIKGMLEKHGEHFSSRVFTEKEINLAGRGRKAYEKLAGRFAAKEAVFKLLGTGLRGGMNWKDVETVADNLGRPVVNLYGQTALRAKKMNLTEIALSISHTSQIAAAFASAGIES; encoded by the coding sequence TTGAAAAGGCTCGTAAACGGGATTGACATTGTGGAGATTCCCCGGATTAAGGGTATGCTCGAAAAGCACGGCGAGCATTTCAGCAGTCGCGTTTTTACAGAAAAAGAAATCAATCTTGCCGGCAGAGGCCGTAAAGCCTATGAAAAGCTTGCCGGCAGATTTGCTGCCAAGGAGGCAGTTTTCAAGCTTCTGGGAACAGGCCTCCGCGGAGGTATGAACTGGAAAGACGTGGAAACTGTTGCGGACAATTTAGGACGCCCTGTGGTGAATCTTTACGGCCAAACCGCACTTAGGGCAAAGAAAATGAATCTCACTGAGATAGCTCTGAGCATATCTCACACCTCCCAGATTGCCGCTGCTTTTGCGTCTGCCGGAATTGAAAGCTGA
- a CDS encoding peptidyl-prolyl cis-trans isomerase — MKKITLILAAAILLHGCGGNKERTYTDAEIAKYQQLAKKPVPEPTGGMVLSVKDQTISSELIISKLVSLSGQVNAPSYQQYKQQVYPYVRQFVTEKISDILIYEKAAGKVPEEVLEEDGMLDKAVDKEVRRMLAESDYDYSKIQSQLAESGYHWKTFKEEKRRKMLIQNYFTAEFEKSDSVSFKEIEEFYEENKDDKFKIEPEYKFTLIHIPESAENADKKASLANLALEGGMSFSDAVEKFSGGPKASQGGKWETSDPSSFAEPYDAIAEELKKLEEGQISDVIENNGNFFIVKVDKKQQAGFKKLSQVQDDIEEFIRMKRRSEKMNNILKELFEQAKISEANGFIEFCIRQAYSRSSEG, encoded by the coding sequence ATGAAAAAAATCACCCTTATACTTGCTGCCGCAATTTTGCTGCATGGATGCGGAGGAAATAAGGAAAGAACCTATACAGACGCCGAGATTGCCAAATATCAGCAGCTAGCCAAAAAACCTGTGCCCGAACCGACCGGCGGGATGGTGCTTTCGGTAAAAGACCAGACTATATCCTCAGAGCTTATCATCTCTAAGCTTGTATCGCTATCAGGACAGGTCAATGCTCCCAGCTATCAGCAGTATAAGCAGCAGGTTTACCCTTATGTCCGTCAGTTCGTAACAGAAAAAATCTCTGATATACTAATCTATGAAAAAGCCGCCGGAAAGGTGCCTGAAGAGGTGCTTGAAGAAGACGGTATGCTCGATAAGGCAGTGGATAAAGAGGTTAGAAGGATGCTTGCCGAATCGGACTATGATTATTCCAAGATTCAGTCTCAGCTGGCCGAATCCGGCTACCACTGGAAGACATTCAAAGAAGAAAAAAGAAGAAAAATGCTCATTCAAAATTATTTCACAGCAGAATTTGAAAAGAGCGATTCGGTTAGCTTCAAGGAGATTGAGGAGTTTTATGAAGAAAACAAAGATGATAAATTCAAGATAGAGCCCGAATATAAATTTACGCTTATTCATATCCCCGAATCTGCTGAGAATGCAGATAAGAAGGCCTCTTTGGCAAATCTTGCACTTGAAGGGGGAATGAGTTTTTCTGATGCTGTTGAAAAGTTTTCCGGAGGTCCCAAAGCCTCTCAGGGAGGCAAATGGGAAACATCAGACCCTTCTTCATTTGCAGAGCCCTATGATGCGATTGCTGAGGAGCTCAAAAAGCTCGAAGAAGGCCAAATCTCTGATGTAATTGAGAATAATGGAAACTTTTTTATTGTTAAGGTTGATAAAAAACAGCAGGCAGGCTTCAAAAAGCTCTCACAGGTGCAGGATGATATCGAAGAATTTATAAGGATGAAACGCCGCTCTGAAAAGATGAATAATATTCTTAAAGAGCTCTTCGAGCAGGCAAAAATAAGCGAGGCAAACGGATTTATAGAATTCTGTATTCGTCAGGCATATTCAAGGAGCAGCGAAGGTTGA
- a CDS encoding peptidylprolyl isomerase: MSKDTVLLKTSLGDIKLRLNYESAPVTANNFAEYVEEGFFDGTIFHRVIKGFMVQGGGFTPDMKQKQTKAPIKLESDNGLKNKRGAVAMARTSDPNSATSQFFINHADNDFLNFAPGNPGYASFGEVIEGMEVVDKIAELETGRKGFHDDVPLQTVTLESACFV; the protein is encoded by the coding sequence ATGAGTAAAGATACCGTTCTATTGAAAACCAGTCTTGGTGATATCAAGCTGCGTTTAAACTATGAAAGCGCACCTGTAACAGCAAATAATTTTGCTGAGTATGTTGAAGAAGGTTTCTTCGACGGTACAATATTTCATAGAGTTATTAAAGGCTTTATGGTTCAGGGCGGCGGGTTTACGCCGGATATGAAACAGAAGCAGACAAAAGCCCCTATAAAGCTGGAGTCTGACAATGGACTGAAGAATAAGAGAGGCGCTGTTGCTATGGCACGCACCTCAGACCCAAACAGTGCAACCTCGCAGTTCTTCATAAACCACGCTGATAATGATTTTCTTAACTTTGCCCCGGGCAATCCCGGATATGCCTCATTCGGCGAGGTTATAGAGGGTATGGAAGTGGTTGACAAAATCGCTGAGCTGGAAACCGGCAGAAAAGGCTTCCACGATGATGTGCCGCTGCAAACGGTAACTCTCGAATCTGCCTGTTTTGTTTAA
- the trxA gene encoding thioredoxin, giving the protein MSENTIALTDQEFDEVVNGSDTPVLVDFWAPWCGPCKMLGPVIDEIAEEYKGKAKVCKVDTDQSREAAMKFNISSIPTVILFKDGQVQKQWVGLVSKDDITDVLDSLV; this is encoded by the coding sequence ATGAGCGAAAATACAATTGCGCTTACCGACCAAGAATTTGATGAAGTGGTTAACGGTTCGGATACGCCGGTACTGGTGGATTTTTGGGCACCTTGGTGCGGCCCCTGCAAAATGCTCGGACCAGTTATTGATGAAATTGCCGAAGAATACAAAGGCAAAGCAAAGGTGTGCAAAGTTGATACAGACCAGAGCAGAGAAGCAGCCATGAAATTTAATATTTCTTCTATACCTACTGTAATCCTGTTCAAAGATGGACAGGTGCAGAAGCAGTGGGTTGGTCTTGTGTCTAAAGACGACATAACAGACGTGCTCGATTCACTCGTCTAA
- a CDS encoding response regulator: MEKEKILVVEDEADVRELLCYNLRANGFEVDTCGDGKLAVDKIEEWKPNLVLLDLMLPGLDGFSVCRKLKNEPKTSGIRVIMLTARGDEADIVTGLELGADDYITKPFSPKVLTARINAVLRRPGRTSGTGEKDSGLLRVHEIEIDTRKYQVFVSGKPCKLTSTEFRLLCFLAARPGWVFTRYQIVDAVHGADYPVTDRSVDVQVVGLRKKLREAGKYIETVRGVGYRFIE, translated from the coding sequence ATGGAAAAAGAAAAGATTCTGGTAGTAGAAGATGAGGCTGATGTAAGAGAACTGCTGTGTTACAATCTTAGGGCAAACGGATTTGAGGTTGACACCTGCGGGGATGGTAAACTGGCGGTTGATAAAATTGAAGAATGGAAGCCTAATCTGGTTCTTCTTGATTTAATGCTTCCCGGCCTTGACGGCTTCTCTGTATGCCGAAAGCTCAAAAATGAACCTAAGACGTCTGGTATAAGGGTAATTATGCTTACCGCCAGAGGCGATGAGGCAGATATAGTTACAGGCTTAGAGTTAGGTGCGGACGACTATATAACAAAGCCCTTCAGTCCGAAGGTTTTGACAGCACGGATAAATGCAGTGCTTCGAAGGCCAGGAAGGACATCAGGAACCGGGGAGAAAGATTCCGGTCTTTTAAGGGTTCATGAAATTGAGATCGACACGAGGAAGTATCAGGTTTTTGTATCGGGCAAGCCCTGCAAGCTTACTTCTACAGAATTCCGCCTTCTCTGCTTCCTTGCTGCAAGGCCTGGGTGGGTTTTCACCCGCTACCAGATTGTTGACGCCGTACACGGGGCTGACTATCCTGTAACCGACCGATCTGTTGATGTGCAGGTAGTCGGCCTGAGAAAGAAACTCAGAGAAGCGGGAAAATATATAGAAACCGTACGCGGCGTTGGATACAGATTTATTGAATAA
- a CDS encoding HAMP domain-containing histidine kinase: protein MKKKSIFWRFFRTVFAAVFLSLLFCFSSLDKTISEVSEDLSQRNLSNAASLAEKLLQRHIESLDYGQMESICKILGNKTDLRFTIINHQGNVLADSSAAASGLKNYSDNPHFIQALRSREKQTEIYTAGDDGAMCIFTPAGNSNKRNFILKCCLKQSISSQYSAIIASAMLKIASVSLILTAISSAFLANITIRPLIKMRKAVIDFAGGKLDKKLEIPETHEMGSLAKSLNNMARELDRKITQITEQQTSQEAILTSMVEAVVALSNENNVIMANKAAVEFFGLQEGYIGSYYANLIRNTDFQQAVENTTTKGSAKKEIVLMRNNNEFILHLQGTVLKNPAEETIGSLYVLNDVTEIKRLEAIRKDFVANVSHELKTPVTSIKGFAEMLKDGGISDPGDQAKFIGIIARQAQRLEAIIEDLLSISKLEQKGDQLRVDIEPADINDIVSSAIQLCEKRASQKNISIHLTASKEIFSSVNPNLLEQAVINLIDNAVKYSSENTDVYITIHQDSEETRISVHDHGCGIPKSEQKRLFERFYRVDKGRSRELGGTGLGLSIVKHIVSTVHGGRVSLESTLNKGSTFTIHLPKK, encoded by the coding sequence ATGAAAAAGAAGAGCATCTTTTGGCGTTTTTTCCGTACAGTTTTTGCAGCAGTATTTCTTTCACTGCTTTTTTGTTTCAGCTCTCTTGATAAAACAATCAGCGAAGTTTCTGAAGACCTTAGCCAAAGAAATCTTTCAAATGCGGCCTCGCTTGCAGAAAAATTACTTCAAAGACACATTGAGAGCCTTGATTACGGCCAAATGGAAAGCATTTGCAAAATCCTTGGCAATAAAACAGACCTTAGATTTACAATAATTAACCATCAGGGGAATGTCCTTGCAGACAGCAGCGCCGCTGCATCAGGGCTTAAAAACTATTCAGACAATCCGCATTTTATTCAAGCCCTTAGAAGCAGAGAAAAACAAACAGAGATTTATACTGCCGGAGATGACGGGGCGATGTGCATCTTCACTCCTGCGGGAAATTCAAATAAACGAAACTTCATACTCAAATGCTGCCTGAAACAGAGCATATCCTCGCAGTACTCTGCAATTATTGCCTCTGCAATGCTGAAAATCGCAAGTGTTTCTCTCATTCTCACTGCGATTTCTTCCGCCTTTCTGGCAAATATTACTATAAGGCCTCTGATAAAAATGCGTAAAGCAGTAATAGACTTCGCCGGAGGCAAGCTTGATAAAAAACTCGAGATCCCGGAAACGCACGAAATGGGCAGTCTTGCAAAGAGCCTGAACAATATGGCAAGAGAGCTGGACAGAAAAATCACCCAAATCACTGAACAGCAGACAAGTCAGGAGGCAATTTTAACTAGTATGGTGGAGGCGGTTGTAGCTCTGAGCAATGAAAACAATGTAATAATGGCCAACAAGGCTGCTGTTGAGTTTTTCGGGCTTCAGGAAGGCTATATCGGGAGTTATTATGCTAATCTCATACGCAACACAGATTTCCAGCAGGCAGTGGAAAACACCACCACCAAAGGCTCTGCAAAAAAAGAAATTGTTCTGATGAGAAACAACAACGAATTCATACTCCACCTTCAAGGGACAGTACTGAAGAATCCTGCCGAGGAAACTATTGGTTCGCTCTACGTTCTCAATGATGTAACAGAAATCAAAAGGCTTGAGGCGATAAGGAAAGACTTCGTGGCCAACGTTTCCCACGAGCTGAAAACTCCGGTAACCTCAATTAAGGGCTTTGCTGAGATGCTTAAGGACGGCGGGATCAGCGACCCCGGCGATCAGGCCAAATTTATCGGCATAATAGCTCGCCAAGCCCAGAGGCTTGAGGCAATAATAGAAGACCTGCTTTCAATCTCTAAACTCGAGCAGAAAGGGGACCAGCTCAGGGTTGACATTGAGCCTGCAGATATAAATGATATCGTGAGCTCGGCAATCCAGCTTTGCGAGAAAAGGGCTTCTCAGAAGAATATCTCCATACACCTGACAGCGAGTAAAGAGATTTTTAGTTCTGTTAACCCAAACCTTCTGGAACAGGCGGTAATTAATCTTATCGACAATGCTGTGAAATACAGCAGTGAAAACACAGATGTCTATATTACAATCCATCAAGACAGCGAAGAAACGCGAATATCCGTTCATGACCACGGATGCGGCATACCAAAAAGCGAACAGAAAAGACTTTTTGAGCGTTTTTACCGCGTGGATAAAGGCAGAAGCCGAGAGCTCGGCGGTACGGGACTGGGGCTTTCCATCGTGAAGCATATCGTTTCTACCGTCCATGGCGGCAGGGTCAGCCTCGAAAGCACGCTCAACAAAGGAAGCACTTTCACTATACATTTGCCGAAAAAATAA